From Oceanipulchritudo coccoides, the proteins below share one genomic window:
- a CDS encoding YdbL family protein has protein sequence MKSFSSRLFFLIILLSILAGPLSAGDFEEAKVRMKERLVQIDQMKSEGKVGENSNGYLSIRTTLGPRQTSLVEGENADRRVIYQSIAQSTGQSIEEVGRQRAIRIIKLARPGVWLLKPDGEWIRKP, from the coding sequence ATGAAATCTTTCAGCAGTCGCCTTTTCTTCCTGATTATTCTTTTAAGCATCCTGGCAGGGCCCTTGAGCGCCGGGGACTTTGAAGAGGCCAAGGTTCGTATGAAGGAACGGCTTGTCCAGATTGATCAAATGAAGTCCGAAGGCAAAGTGGGGGAGAATTCCAACGGATATCTCTCGATCAGAACCACCCTTGGCCCGCGTCAAACCTCTCTCGTGGAAGGGGAGAATGCTGACCGACGGGTCATTTACCAGTCGATCGCGCAATCGACTGGGCAGAGCATCGAGGAAGTGGGGCGCCAGCGGGCCATCCGGATTATCAAGCTTGCCCGTCCCGGTGTCTGGTTATTGAAACCGGATGGGGAATGGATCAGGAAGCCCTGA
- a CDS encoding FmdB family zinc ribbon protein → MPIYVYEVVQADGTPGPRFEIQQSMSEAPLEKHPETGEPVRRVFLPPNLASKYTPAQTNKRLENKNLEKAGFTKYEKDKLTGRYHRTAGKEGPDVIQRPG, encoded by the coding sequence ATGCCGATCTACGTATACGAAGTTGTTCAAGCCGATGGCACCCCGGGCCCGCGTTTTGAAATTCAGCAATCCATGTCTGAGGCCCCATTGGAAAAACATCCGGAAACAGGAGAACCTGTCCGACGGGTCTTCCTTCCCCCGAATCTTGCTTCAAAGTACACGCCTGCCCAAACGAATAAACGCCTCGAGAACAAAAACCTCGAAAAGGCCGGATTTACCAAATACGAGAAGGACAAATTGACCGGACGGTACCATCGCACCGCCGGTAAAGAGGGTCCCGATGTGATTCAGCGGCCCGGTTGA
- a CDS encoding ATP-binding protein has product MKLRKILNLGFIHMGSKLSSAGIRQAVILNPIVAFLIYLGSAGLGLEMALWQQFAPLIWPPAGFGLVLLLLGGLNKLPVIFIGATVIRFFESGGLGDALLFGTGYSLAAYLTVYVLNRFLNFKTGLESLKDVSSFMLFGVLLFPVISALISTASIWQFTPDFCPDFFSLFSVRWLSDALGVLVLAPFLLVWYSRTRINWRNEQTVEVLGWLAILIFLGALVFRNWAPSDTLRYPMELAMFPIMAWAAIRFGQRGVTIGILVISMMAVWELKDVIGPDATKTISQPPGYLWVFVGVLATTGLYLAATWTELREREEELRTNEERLRAFVHALPDLALVFGQDGICSEIFAPLNSHFRARMHSFRGKTLEEIYPRDLARKFADTIDSVIRDRNLEVVRYAISIDGDDRTYEGRFAPIESFEGQPPSVMVVSYDLTESQHARQDLQKRDFLLNALTRAESILLKEKVFHRGVRKAIECVGKGLSLDIVQVYQVRPGEDSADGWECTHEWLRESPFIFGSPTISGAELRKITSNWQTLIEDGEPWNMHYSSANEPTRSFLSQLGMRSLTIFGFRPDGGVAGYIVYGSTLERSEKDANTAAVLQAITESLRAYMETQIIQDQLREAKEAAVSADHAKSEFLAIMSHEIRTPMNAIIGFSDLLRQTEVSEQQGEYVDIITRSGKDLLELINNILDFSKLESNSVQLEHTRFNLETTLIEVLEMVLFRAKEKGITLDFEGNDDLRALFWGDPLRLRQVLLNLLTNAIKFTQKGSVTLEVLTVEKDSPWMTFEMRVIDTGIGIPEEHRGELFKAFQQVDSSTTREYGGTGLGLTIVQRLVDKMGGRVSLESTEGEGSTFSVVLRFEKDLQEAVEPSAKKPEDTLSKSFSEDYPFRILVVEDDLVNTRLICEVLSRLGYEADAVTDGYKALAVITEGRHDLVIMDMQMSRMDGLEATSRIRSGECGALVKNIPIIALTALALEEERARILESGVDHYLSKPIHLPSLKKILMDVSGDPAN; this is encoded by the coding sequence ATGAAATTACGAAAGATCCTCAACCTAGGGTTCATCCATATGGGATCCAAACTTTCATCCGCAGGAATCCGCCAGGCGGTCATCCTGAATCCAATCGTCGCCTTCCTCATATATCTTGGATCTGCGGGTCTTGGTCTGGAGATGGCCCTCTGGCAACAATTTGCGCCACTCATCTGGCCACCTGCCGGGTTTGGGCTCGTCCTTCTCCTTCTGGGAGGGCTCAACAAACTGCCTGTTATATTCATTGGGGCCACCGTCATCCGGTTTTTTGAATCGGGGGGCTTGGGGGATGCCCTTCTGTTCGGGACTGGCTATTCCCTGGCTGCTTACCTGACGGTTTATGTGCTGAACCGGTTTTTAAATTTCAAGACCGGTTTGGAAAGCCTCAAGGATGTCAGCTCATTCATGTTATTCGGCGTCCTGCTGTTTCCCGTTATCAGCGCCCTTATAAGCACAGCATCTATATGGCAGTTCACGCCGGATTTTTGTCCTGACTTCTTCTCCCTGTTCTCGGTCCGCTGGTTGAGCGATGCGTTGGGTGTCCTTGTCCTCGCCCCCTTCCTCCTTGTCTGGTATTCCCGGACCCGGATTAACTGGCGTAATGAGCAAACGGTGGAAGTGCTGGGCTGGCTGGCAATCCTGATCTTCCTTGGCGCGCTGGTATTCCGCAACTGGGCCCCTTCAGACACCCTGCGGTACCCCATGGAGCTGGCCATGTTCCCAATCATGGCTTGGGCGGCGATCCGGTTTGGCCAGCGCGGTGTGACCATCGGGATCCTCGTCATTTCCATGATGGCGGTCTGGGAGCTCAAGGACGTGATTGGCCCGGATGCCACCAAGACAATCAGCCAGCCTCCCGGTTACCTCTGGGTTTTTGTCGGAGTCCTTGCGACGACCGGCCTGTACCTTGCCGCAACCTGGACTGAATTGCGCGAGCGCGAAGAGGAACTGCGGACGAATGAAGAGCGCTTGCGGGCTTTTGTCCACGCCTTGCCCGACCTTGCCCTCGTCTTTGGGCAGGATGGAATTTGCTCGGAAATCTTTGCTCCCTTGAACAGCCACTTTCGGGCGCGGATGCATTCCTTCCGGGGGAAGACTTTGGAGGAAATCTACCCCAGGGATCTTGCGCGGAAATTTGCCGACACCATCGATTCAGTTATCCGTGACCGAAACCTCGAAGTGGTCCGGTATGCGATTTCCATCGACGGAGACGACCGGACTTACGAAGGCCGTTTTGCCCCGATTGAATCATTCGAAGGCCAGCCCCCATCGGTCATGGTGGTGTCTTATGACCTCACCGAAAGTCAGCACGCGAGACAGGATCTCCAAAAGCGCGATTTCCTGCTCAATGCACTGACCCGTGCGGAATCCATCCTCCTGAAGGAAAAGGTGTTTCACCGGGGTGTTCGAAAAGCTATTGAGTGCGTTGGAAAGGGATTGTCCCTTGATATTGTCCAGGTCTACCAAGTCCGCCCCGGTGAGGATTCAGCCGATGGCTGGGAATGCACACACGAATGGCTCCGGGAGAGTCCCTTTATTTTCGGTTCCCCGACGATTTCCGGCGCTGAGCTCAGGAAAATCACCTCCAATTGGCAGACCCTGATTGAAGACGGGGAACCTTGGAATATGCACTATTCCTCAGCCAATGAACCTACCCGGTCCTTTTTGAGCCAGTTGGGCATGCGGTCACTGACAATTTTTGGATTTCGTCCGGATGGCGGTGTGGCCGGGTACATTGTCTATGGAAGCACCCTCGAACGGTCCGAAAAGGATGCCAACACGGCTGCCGTTCTTCAGGCGATCACGGAAAGCTTACGCGCGTACATGGAGACCCAGATTATTCAGGATCAACTGCGGGAGGCCAAGGAAGCCGCGGTCTCCGCCGACCACGCCAAAAGTGAGTTCCTTGCTATCATGAGTCACGAGATCCGTACCCCGATGAATGCCATTATCGGGTTTTCGGATTTGCTCCGTCAGACGGAAGTCTCGGAACAGCAGGGGGAATATGTCGATATCATCACCCGTAGCGGCAAGGATCTCCTGGAGCTGATAAATAACATTCTCGATTTCTCCAAGCTTGAGTCCAATAGCGTGCAGCTGGAGCATACCCGCTTTAATCTGGAAACAACGCTCATCGAGGTGCTTGAGATGGTCCTCTTTCGGGCCAAGGAAAAGGGGATCACGCTGGATTTCGAGGGCAATGACGACCTTCGGGCATTGTTCTGGGGCGACCCCCTGCGCCTGCGCCAAGTCCTGTTGAACCTGCTAACGAATGCGATCAAGTTCACCCAGAAGGGTTCGGTGACACTGGAAGTTCTAACCGTTGAGAAGGATTCCCCATGGATGACTTTTGAGATGCGGGTGATCGATACCGGGATCGGCATTCCCGAAGAGCATCGTGGTGAGCTGTTCAAGGCATTCCAGCAGGTCGATTCGTCGACAACCCGTGAATACGGGGGCACGGGGCTTGGCCTGACGATTGTGCAGCGGTTGGTGGACAAGATGGGAGGGCGTGTCTCACTCGAAAGCACTGAGGGCGAGGGCTCCACTTTTTCCGTCGTCCTCAGATTTGAAAAGGACCTGCAGGAGGCTGTCGAGCCGTCGGCAAAGAAGCCCGAGGACACCTTGAGCAAGTCATTTTCAGAGGATTACCCGTTTAGAATCCTTGTGGTGGAGGATGACTTGGTCAACACGCGGTTGATTTGCGAGGTTCTCAGTCGTTTGGGATATGAGGCGGATGCCGTGACGGACGGATACAAGGCCCTCGCAGTGATCACGGAAGGGCGCCATGACCTTGTCATTATGGACATGCAGATGTCCCGCATGGATGGCCTGGAGGCCACCAGCCGCATTCGCTCGGGTGAGTGCGGGGCTCTTGTGAAGAATATTCCGATTATTGCCCTGACAGCCTTGGCTCTGGAGGAGGAGCGCGCCCGCATTCTTGAGAGCGGGGTGGATCACTATCTTTCCAAACCCATCCACCTGCCCAGCCTCAAGAAGATCCTGATGGATGTCTCCGGCGACCCCGCAAATTGA
- the rpmA gene encoding 50S ribosomal protein L27: MAHKKGQGTSKNGRDSNPKMLGVKRYDGEAVTAGTILIRQRGTRFHPGANVGQGRDHTLFALTDGRVKWEAAKRKVNILAEA; this comes from the coding sequence ATGGCACACAAAAAAGGTCAGGGAACCAGTAAGAACGGACGCGACAGCAACCCAAAGATGCTTGGCGTCAAGCGTTACGACGGTGAAGCCGTAACCGCGGGGACAATCCTCATTCGCCAGCGTGGAACTCGTTTCCATCCGGGCGCTAATGTCGGTCAGGGCCGCGATCACACGCTCTTCGCCCTCACGGACGGACGCGTCAAATGGGAAGCTGCCAAGCGCAAGGTCAACATCCTTGCTGAGGCCTGA
- the rplU gene encoding 50S ribosomal protein L21 → MKATIKTQGRQFTVQEGDVLFVNRYPETETGDSVTLDNVLAVGDGESMKFGTPLVDGASVQAKILENKRGKKVLVFKKKRRKGYRNKRGHRQELSVIKIESITA, encoded by the coding sequence ATGAAAGCGACAATTAAGACCCAAGGCAGACAATTTACTGTTCAGGAAGGCGATGTTCTCTTCGTCAACCGCTATCCGGAAACGGAAACAGGTGACTCTGTAACCCTCGACAACGTCCTCGCTGTAGGCGATGGCGAATCCATGAAATTCGGCACGCCACTCGTTGACGGGGCCTCAGTTCAAGCGAAGATTCTTGAAAATAAGCGAGGCAAGAAAGTCCTCGTTTTCAAGAAGAAGCGCCGGAAGGGCTACCGCAACAAGCGGGGCCACCGACAGGAGCTTTCCGTTATCAAAATTGAATCCATCACGGCTTAA
- a CDS encoding transglutaminase-like domain-containing protein: MAERVVSYEKEAALVKLLDDPSPLVQKALKEEFQRLGRAGVTILDRVIREESADLKAPATRILGTIAEPDPSQMFLDFIRSLHYELETGLFMINRVIFPNLKIQPLQSGLDALANRCREISTAPMNPGEQCKLINRVLFHEAGFRGNTEDYDDPLNSCIEAVFRRRKGLPILLSSIYILLGQRLGMDLEPIGLPGHFLVGCFQGPEPFYIDPYERGRFRRVDELRELLAQHHVSPEFHHLVPMPVGEVLCRVCRNLVLHFEARQQPRWANRFRTFVREFEETYRRRSEA, from the coding sequence ATGGCGGAACGTGTCGTCAGTTACGAAAAGGAAGCAGCATTAGTCAAGCTGCTGGATGATCCTTCCCCCTTGGTGCAGAAGGCCTTGAAGGAGGAATTCCAGCGGCTGGGCAGAGCGGGGGTGACAATCCTTGACCGGGTTATCCGCGAGGAATCGGCTGATTTGAAAGCTCCTGCGACCCGGATTCTCGGGACAATTGCCGAACCTGATCCCTCCCAGATGTTTTTGGACTTCATCCGCAGCCTCCATTACGAGCTGGAAACCGGCCTTTTCATGATCAACCGGGTCATTTTCCCCAATCTCAAGATACAGCCCCTGCAGAGCGGTCTGGACGCGCTGGCAAACCGCTGCCGTGAAATTTCGACCGCGCCAATGAATCCGGGCGAGCAATGCAAGCTGATCAACCGTGTCCTCTTCCATGAGGCCGGTTTCCGTGGAAATACGGAGGATTACGATGATCCCCTGAATAGCTGTATTGAGGCGGTCTTCCGTCGCCGGAAAGGACTCCCGATCCTCTTGTCATCGATTTATATCCTTCTGGGTCAGCGACTTGGGATGGATCTTGAACCGATTGGGCTGCCCGGTCACTTCCTTGTTGGCTGTTTCCAGGGACCTGAACCGTTTTATATCGATCCCTATGAACGGGGAAGATTCCGGAGGGTTGACGAGCTGAGAGAGCTTCTTGCCCAGCATCACGTTTCACCTGAATTCCACCATCTTGTGCCCATGCCCGTGGGCGAAGTCCTTTGCCGGGTTTGCCGGAACCTGGTCCTGCATTTCGAGGCCCGCCAACAACCCCGCTGGGCAAATCGCTTCCGGACATTTGTTCGTGAATTTGAGGAGACCTATCGCCGGCGCAGCGAGGCTTAA
- a CDS encoding shikimate dehydrogenase family protein → MRAQSLENLSFKAPPGKRLVVLGDPISHSLSPAMHNAALREMARSHPDLDGWAYSAVHVPADRLKEALETLHAAGVFGINLTLPHKVRALELVEEIDPSVRAMGAVNTLIRTDNAYRATNTDGYGIGKAILEAFGKPLKGQDIWLFGAGGAARGIVVACLQAGCHRLTVVNRSEERLGELEEQLYGFDCGTVELRFCLSASAPDDQAEQSILINATSLGLKDSDPCPIAETYLRRGACVYDTTYGVRNKLAALSSREGIPYADGLSMLVWQGARSLEIWTGHPVPAETMRKAAEAQLMERTQNG, encoded by the coding sequence ATGCGCGCTCAAAGTCTCGAAAACCTCTCTTTTAAAGCGCCTCCTGGTAAGCGACTGGTCGTTCTTGGGGATCCCATCTCGCATTCACTCAGCCCGGCCATGCACAATGCCGCCTTGCGGGAGATGGCCCGATCCCATCCCGATCTTGACGGATGGGCCTACTCCGCCGTCCATGTGCCTGCGGACCGGTTGAAAGAGGCGCTGGAGACTCTTCACGCGGCGGGCGTCTTCGGTATTAACCTGACCCTCCCCCACAAAGTGCGTGCCTTGGAGCTGGTCGAGGAGATTGATCCGTCCGTTCGGGCCATGGGTGCCGTGAACACGCTCATTCGCACCGATAATGCTTATCGGGCAACCAATACAGATGGGTATGGAATTGGGAAAGCGATTCTGGAAGCCTTCGGAAAGCCGCTCAAGGGGCAGGACATTTGGCTTTTTGGAGCGGGTGGGGCGGCCCGGGGAATTGTTGTGGCCTGTCTTCAAGCCGGATGCCACCGCCTGACGGTGGTTAACCGAAGCGAGGAGCGCTTGGGTGAGTTGGAGGAACAACTGTATGGATTTGATTGTGGCACGGTTGAGCTGAGATTTTGCCTGTCTGCCAGTGCCCCGGATGACCAGGCGGAACAAAGCATTCTGATCAATGCAACTTCACTGGGACTGAAGGACTCCGATCCCTGCCCGATTGCAGAGACTTACCTGCGTCGTGGTGCCTGCGTTTACGACACGACGTACGGGGTCCGGAACAAATTGGCCGCACTCTCCTCCCGGGAAGGGATTCCCTACGCTGACGGTCTGTCCATGCTGGTCTGGCAGGGTGCGCGAAGTCTTGAAATCTGGACAGGGCATCCTGTGCCGGCGGAAACAATGCGAAAGGCTGCAGAGGCCCAATTAATGGAAAGAACACAAAATGGATGA
- a CDS encoding prepilin peptidase, translating to MDETLFMTLYFGTLVFAIGACVGSFLNVVIYRMPAGKSVVSPRSQCKCGAFIAWYDNIPILSWFILGGKCRHCGEHFSIRYPMVELGTALVFLGLWIAGGWPIGIVWMIFAGMMIPAALIDLDTMEIPDTFSIGGFIIGVILSVVVPSIHGVDPSGFFVIDGTHGAIAALLGAFVGSGLILWVALVAEALLKKEAMGFGDVKLMGAIGAFCGWQGSIFAFFGGSVLGCLLLLFLWPFMKKKKEGEEDEGHRIPFGPALAAGAVLYLLVAKPFVTAYFSGITDILQSF from the coding sequence ATGGATGAGACGCTCTTTATGACCCTGTATTTTGGGACACTGGTATTTGCCATCGGTGCCTGCGTCGGAAGTTTTCTCAACGTGGTCATTTATCGCATGCCAGCTGGAAAGTCGGTGGTGAGCCCGCGTTCCCAATGCAAATGCGGGGCCTTTATTGCCTGGTACGACAATATACCAATTCTCAGCTGGTTCATTCTGGGCGGTAAATGCCGCCATTGTGGGGAGCATTTCAGTATCCGCTATCCGATGGTTGAACTCGGAACGGCATTGGTTTTTCTCGGCCTCTGGATCGCCGGCGGGTGGCCCATAGGAATTGTCTGGATGATTTTTGCCGGAATGATGATTCCGGCGGCCTTGATAGATTTGGATACGATGGAGATTCCGGACACTTTTTCGATTGGCGGCTTTATCATTGGGGTCATCCTGAGTGTAGTGGTCCCATCGATACATGGAGTTGATCCCAGCGGATTTTTCGTCATTGACGGAACCCACGGGGCCATTGCCGCCCTCCTTGGGGCCTTTGTTGGGTCCGGTTTGATTCTCTGGGTTGCCCTTGTTGCGGAGGCATTGCTCAAGAAGGAGGCAATGGGTTTCGGGGACGTCAAGTTGATGGGGGCCATCGGCGCTTTCTGTGGCTGGCAAGGGTCCATCTTCGCCTTTTTTGGCGGCTCGGTCCTTGGGTGCCTTCTTCTCCTGTTTCTCTGGCCTTTCATGAAGAAAAAGAAGGAGGGGGAAGAGGATGAGGGCCACCGTATCCCATTCGGGCCGGCTCTTGCCGCGGGAGCTGTTCTCTACCTGCTCGTCGCCAAGCCCTTTGTCACAGCGTATTTCAGCGGGATTACTGATATCCTCCAGTCCTTTTAA
- a CDS encoding M23 family metallopeptidase — protein MTGLPQFRASWLWVLLFGSCILNAAAPQWPVPGKAFSEGKPYSSFVQPTAAGTPESALFGCTRNNGRRFHEAIDIAPVLERRKGEATDPVTAVFDGLVMHISRVAGNSSYGRYVVIEHPGIEPAMYTLYAHLASVVDSLAIGDRIEAGDLIGIMGRSAGGYSIPRSRAHLHLETGLRLSDDFEGWYQRQRFSSKNQHGDYNGMNLVGWDPLDFFEAFRDGRVGSVLEYVEQIPPAVALHIRSRRYPDFLERYPQLKLSGVSGTERKGWQVLLSAWGLPLSLEALPEEALRGVSNPGDISVVAVNRNELERFACRRIVFEENGTWSIGRGGRQVLELLFKPD, from the coding sequence ATGACGGGATTGCCACAATTCCGAGCATCCTGGCTTTGGGTGCTACTCTTCGGTTCGTGCATTCTCAATGCCGCGGCACCACAGTGGCCTGTTCCGGGCAAGGCATTTTCAGAGGGCAAACCATACAGCAGTTTTGTCCAGCCGACAGCGGCAGGAACGCCCGAGAGTGCACTGTTTGGTTGCACGCGAAACAATGGAAGGCGCTTTCATGAAGCGATAGATATCGCCCCTGTCTTGGAAAGGCGGAAAGGGGAAGCGACAGATCCCGTGACTGCGGTGTTTGATGGTCTCGTCATGCACATTAGCCGGGTCGCGGGCAACAGCAGTTACGGACGGTACGTGGTCATCGAGCACCCTGGAATCGAGCCAGCCATGTACACGCTATATGCGCATCTTGCTTCCGTTGTGGATTCACTTGCCATTGGCGACCGGATCGAAGCGGGTGACCTGATCGGAATCATGGGACGCAGCGCGGGCGGCTATTCCATTCCGCGCTCAAGGGCGCACTTGCATCTGGAAACAGGACTTCGTCTGAGTGATGACTTTGAAGGGTGGTATCAGCGGCAGCGGTTCAGTTCCAAAAACCAGCATGGTGACTACAATGGAATGAATCTTGTCGGCTGGGATCCTCTGGATTTTTTTGAGGCCTTTCGCGATGGCCGGGTCGGGTCAGTCCTTGAATATGTTGAGCAAATTCCACCAGCGGTTGCCTTGCATATCAGGAGCCGCCGCTATCCGGATTTTCTTGAACGATACCCACAACTCAAGCTATCCGGTGTCTCTGGGACGGAGCGCAAGGGCTGGCAGGTTCTGTTGAGCGCCTGGGGTTTGCCGCTTTCCCTGGAAGCGCTGCCCGAGGAGGCCCTGCGGGGCGTGAGCAATCCCGGAGACATCAGTGTGGTTGCGGTGAACAGGAACGAACTGGAACGCTTTGCCTGCAGGCGAATCGTATTCGAGGAAAACGGGACCTGGTCAATCGGGCGAGGTGGCCGGCAAGTATTGGAGCTCCTGTTCAAGCCGGATTAG
- a CDS encoding MFS transporter yields the protein MEPGVNPEEIARRTYFWDRFRGSGQGIVETCWRVFALLVAIRVFSADESLKQFIPAGLGIGFLLSPVGLSLANRLPLKISTIVALLWVGVAGGLAGMILSPSIIPFVIFVACAQIAASQGVAMQTHLYSVNYPANKRGSWLSTTFLLASFMGIGFGYVGGELLDWDVHYYPVIFGVGIIAALCSAFSAWRIPSESAHSLQTQNPIKSLAIAWHDRLFGMMLFAWMLMGLGNLMMIPIRVEYLANPLYGINASNTQISALLISTVLTFRLISTKIWGYLFDRINVVILRVSLNMVFGASIFFFFFTDRIWVMGIGCALLGTAFGGGGILWSLYVTKIAPPDKVATYMSVHSFMTGLRMAFAPLIGYSVMEFTHPAFAAWIALLLIGISTLIFLPLKPLIDAKAKTLDSPPEPRLNSSNPA from the coding sequence ATGGAGCCGGGCGTGAACCCGGAGGAAATTGCCAGGAGAACTTATTTCTGGGATCGCTTCCGCGGATCCGGACAGGGAATTGTTGAAACTTGCTGGCGTGTCTTTGCACTCCTGGTGGCTATTCGCGTCTTTTCTGCGGATGAATCCCTCAAGCAGTTTATTCCTGCCGGTCTTGGGATTGGATTCCTTCTCTCCCCGGTTGGCTTGAGCCTTGCCAACCGGCTGCCCCTGAAAATTTCGACAATTGTCGCCTTGTTGTGGGTCGGTGTGGCAGGCGGGCTTGCTGGGATGATACTGAGTCCTTCGATAATACCCTTTGTCATCTTTGTTGCCTGTGCCCAGATAGCGGCAAGCCAGGGAGTTGCCATGCAAACGCATCTGTACTCGGTGAATTATCCCGCAAACAAGCGAGGTAGTTGGCTTTCCACGACATTCCTCCTGGCAAGTTTCATGGGCATCGGGTTCGGATATGTTGGAGGAGAGCTTCTTGACTGGGATGTCCACTATTATCCGGTTATTTTCGGCGTGGGGATTATCGCCGCACTCTGCTCCGCCTTTTCCGCATGGCGTATCCCGTCTGAATCAGCGCATTCACTGCAAACCCAAAACCCCATCAAGAGCCTTGCCATCGCCTGGCATGACCGGCTCTTCGGGATGATGTTATTCGCCTGGATGCTTATGGGTCTTGGAAACCTGATGATGATTCCGATCCGGGTCGAATACCTCGCCAATCCCCTTTATGGTATCAATGCTTCAAATACACAGATCAGTGCCCTGCTGATATCGACCGTCCTCACCTTTCGCCTCATCTCAACAAAGATATGGGGATATCTTTTCGACCGGATCAACGTGGTGATCCTGCGTGTTTCCCTCAACATGGTCTTTGGTGCCAGCATCTTCTTCTTCTTTTTCACCGACCGGATCTGGGTCATGGGTATTGGTTGCGCCCTGCTAGGGACAGCCTTTGGCGGCGGCGGCATTCTCTGGTCCCTTTATGTCACCAAGATTGCCCCGCCAGACAAGGTTGCGACCTACATGAGTGTGCACAGTTTCATGACAGGTCTGCGGATGGCTTTTGCCCCACTGATCGGCTACAGCGTCATGGAGTTTACCCACCCGGCCTTTGCGGCTTGGATTGCCTTGCTTCTGATTGGCATCTCCACCCTGATTTTCCTGCCGCTCAAGCCACTGATCGATGCCAAGGCAAAGACCTTGGACAGTCCGCCTGAGCCAAGGTTGAATTCCTCTAATCCGGCTTGA
- the nadA gene encoding quinolinate synthase NadA, whose protein sequence is MPTELLDFEPKVFPPIKGEQPLSDLQKEIVALKKERNAVILAHNYQIEPIQKIADYLGDSLGLAYAAKETAADVILFCGVHFMAETAKIINPDKTVLLPDEDAGCSLSDSCPADKLAAWQDAHPGIYTVAYINCSAAVKARSDLICTSGNAVKMIEKVPKDREILFVPDQNLGSWVARQTGRPMQLWPGSCYAHVLFTARALEKVRNQFPGAPVVAHPECTEAVRDLADEVCSTEKMVTFCRETPADKIIVVTETGMIHRLQKEIPDKTFIAGPTETCACNDCRFMKMNTLEKVRDALRNMTPEISMDEELRRKAAVPIERMLEWSRA, encoded by the coding sequence ATGCCAACGGAACTACTTGATTTTGAGCCCAAAGTCTTCCCACCGATAAAAGGGGAACAACCATTGAGTGATCTCCAAAAAGAGATTGTCGCGCTCAAGAAGGAACGCAATGCGGTCATTCTGGCCCATAATTACCAAATTGAGCCCATTCAGAAAATCGCAGACTATCTCGGCGATTCCTTGGGGCTCGCCTACGCGGCAAAGGAAACAGCCGCTGATGTAATTCTCTTTTGCGGTGTCCACTTCATGGCGGAAACCGCCAAGATAATCAACCCGGACAAGACTGTCCTGCTCCCCGATGAGGACGCCGGATGCTCACTTTCCGACTCCTGCCCGGCCGACAAACTGGCCGCATGGCAGGATGCCCATCCCGGCATCTATACAGTCGCCTACATCAATTGCTCGGCAGCCGTCAAGGCACGCAGTGATCTCATTTGCACAAGCGGAAATGCCGTCAAGATGATCGAAAAGGTCCCTAAGGACCGCGAAATTCTTTTTGTTCCCGACCAGAATCTCGGTTCATGGGTGGCCCGCCAGACCGGCCGGCCGATGCAGCTCTGGCCGGGTAGCTGCTATGCACATGTGCTTTTCACCGCCCGGGCCCTCGAAAAGGTCCGCAACCAATTCCCCGGTGCCCCGGTAGTGGCCCATCCGGAATGCACGGAAGCTGTTCGCGACCTTGCCGATGAAGTCTGCAGTACTGAAAAAATGGTGACATTCTGCCGCGAAACTCCTGCGGATAAAATCATTGTGGTTACAGAAACGGGAATGATCCATCGACTGCAAAAGGAAATCCCCGACAAGACATTCATCGCCGGACCAACCGAGACCTGCGCCTGCAATGACTGTCGCTTCATGAAAATGAACACACTTGAGAAGGTCCGTGACGCGCTTCGCAACATGACTCCGGAAATCTCAATGGATGAGGAACTTCGCCGAAAAGCTGCAGTACCAATTGAGCGGATGCTCGAATGGAGCCGGGCGTGA
- a CDS encoding TPR end-of-group domain-containing protein encodes MTSDFEFEMEFCRSILKRDAENAATIEMLAGYCTKAGNIDEGLELDQRFVQLQPDNAVGHYNLACSLALKNRSEDAISTLRTAFEKGYRDFGWMMEDADLKGLHDNPAFSALLAEFRVQQ; translated from the coding sequence ATGACCAGCGACTTTGAATTCGAAATGGAATTCTGCCGGAGCATCCTCAAGCGCGACGCGGAAAATGCGGCGACAATTGAAATGCTTGCCGGCTACTGCACCAAAGCAGGAAACATCGACGAAGGCCTCGAGTTGGACCAGCGCTTTGTGCAGCTTCAACCTGACAATGCCGTTGGTCACTACAATCTCGCCTGTAGTCTCGCCCTCAAGAACCGGTCGGAGGATGCCATCTCGACGCTCCGGACAGCCTTTGAAAAAGGCTATCGCGACTTTGGCTGGATGATGGAGGACGCCGACCTCAAAGGCCTCCATGACAATCCGGCCTTCAGCGCCCTTCTGGCGGAATTTCGCGTACAGCAATAA